The genomic interval CTGCCTTTCAGGACTTCATCGTTTGAAATCACTTATTACCCGAAACCCAGCAGCCCCGACTGAAATTGAACCTTTGATTGGTGAAACGGTTCATTGTGTGGTGCATATCACAAGAACACCGCAAGGGCGCAGAGTTGAAGAAATCATATCTGTTAAAGGCTATGAAAACGGTCATTACATCATCGAACAACTTACTTAAGGAGAATAGGTATGAACCAAGCATTTAATATAAATTATCGAAGTCTATTGATAATGGGAACTATTGTTTTATTGCTTCTGTTAATAACACATCCTGCTTGTGCATCAAGCGCAGGTGGAGGTTTACCATTTGACTCCTATTTAACCAAAATACAAAAATCCATTACCGGACCATTTGCCTTTACTGCTGCGATTATTGGTTTGGTTGGCGCAGGAGCTACTCTGATTTTCGGTGGTGAAATGAATGGTTTTTTGCGAACCCTTCTCTTTATTGTATTGGTGCTTTCATTCTTAGTTGCAGCTCAAAATACCATGACAGCAATTACAGGCAAAGGAGCCGAAATTGCTAAACCTTCCGTCTCAAAAACAGCTATGGAGACACAGCCATGAGTCTTCGTAGCATTCCTATACGCAGATGTGGTAACCGCCCAAGTCTTTTTATGGGTGGTGACCGCGAGCTGGTTATGTTTTCAGGATTACTTTCAGCAATCTTAATATTCGCAGCACAAGATTGGCTTGCCGCTATTTTTGGCTTTGCTCTTTGGTTTTTATCTTTAAAAGGTTTAAGGCTTATGGCAAAAGCCGATCCTAAAATGCGCGCCGTTTATCTGAGACAAAGAGGCTATCAGGCCTATTACCCAGCGCGTTCAACCCCTTTTCGTAATAATAAAAGGGGTTATTTATGATTGAGTTCATTACCTTTTTAATCAGTATTACTGGGCTGTTGCTATTATGTACTTTGTTTAGCGCTGCTAGAATGAAAAGTCGTAAACACCATGTCAAAAAACATCGAAGTCATACTGCAGGATTGGTTGATTTACTAAATTATGCTGCGGTAGTCGATGATGGCGTAATTATCGGTAAAAATGGATCGTTTATGGCAGCCTGGCTTTATCAAGGTGAAGATATTGCCAACACTACCGATGAAGCTCGTGAAATGATGGCTTTTCGAATCAATCAGGCAATGTCCTCTATGGGTAATGGCTGGATGATTCATGTAGATGCTATAAGACGTGCTGCTCCTAGTTACAGTGAGTGCAGTGCTTCATACTTTCCCGATCTTATGTCGAAGGCTGTTGATGAAGAAAGAAGGCAATACTTTGAAAGTATTGGTGCTTTGTATGAAGGCTATTTTGTTATCACACTAACCTGGTATCCACCTGTATTGGCTCAAAAG from Legionella sainthelensi carries:
- a CDS encoding conjugal transfer protein TrbD produces the protein MSLRSIPIRRCGNRPSLFMGGDRELVMFSGLLSAILIFAAQDWLAAIFGFALWFLSLKGLRLMAKADPKMRAVYLRQRGYQAYYPARSTPFRNNKRGYL
- a CDS encoding TrbC/VirB2 family protein; this translates as MNQAFNINYRSLLIMGTIVLLLLLITHPACASSAGGGLPFDSYLTKIQKSITGPFAFTAAIIGLVGAGATLIFGGEMNGFLRTLLFIVLVLSFLVAAQNTMTAITGKGAEIAKPSVSKTAMETQP